The following are from one region of the Pseudodesulfovibrio piezophilus C1TLV30 genome:
- the tatB gene encoding Sec-independent protein translocase protein TatB, which yields MFGVGGPELLIICVVALIVIGPKKLPELLRSLGKGVAEFKRVGNDVKSTLDEEVSKAETEARKREVDEELARRRTEKANQEADAAEAAAENAKIAAASAKADLEKVQSGSEPEAGSTPESAEQSAPETAKNKA from the coding sequence ATGTTTGGAGTAGGCGGACCCGAATTACTGATTATCTGTGTAGTGGCGCTTATTGTCATCGGTCCCAAGAAATTGCCTGAATTATTGCGCTCTCTTGGTAAGGGCGTCGCCGAGTTCAAGCGAGTGGGCAATGACGTGAAGTCCACTTTGGATGAGGAAGTCAGCAAGGCTGAAACCGAAGCGCGTAAACGTGAAGTGGATGAGGAACTTGCTCGGCGTCGGACCGAAAAAGCCAATCAGGAAGCAGATGCGGCCGAAGCAGCGGCTGAAAATGCGAAGATTGCAGCAGCATCGGCCAAAGCAGATCTTGAAAAGGTGCAAAGCGGCAGTGAGCCAGAGGCTGGTTCAACCCCGGAGTCTGCGGAACAGAGCGCTCCAGAGACCGCGAAAAATAAGGCCTAG
- the upp gene encoding uracil phosphoribosyltransferase, producing MALHLVDHPLIRHKVGILRKHDISTSRFRQLANEITRLLTYEATKDFETETTTIQGWAGDVEVDTIKGKKVTVVPILRAGLGMMDGVFDMIPGAKASVVGFYRDEETLKPVQYYVKLASAMDERTALILDPMLATGGTLEATIELLKESGCTSIRGLFLCAAPEGIDRILKKHPDVDIYVAAVDEKLNDIGYIIPGLGDAGDKIFGTK from the coding sequence GTGGCTCTGCACTTGGTTGACCACCCACTTATTCGTCACAAAGTCGGCATCTTACGAAAGCACGACATTTCCACCAGCCGTTTCCGCCAGCTGGCTAATGAAATCACCAGGCTTCTGACTTACGAAGCTACAAAAGATTTTGAGACTGAAACCACCACCATTCAAGGCTGGGCGGGAGACGTCGAAGTTGATACCATCAAAGGCAAAAAGGTGACTGTCGTTCCCATCCTGCGTGCGGGACTCGGCATGATGGATGGTGTTTTCGACATGATCCCCGGAGCAAAGGCTTCGGTTGTGGGTTTCTATCGTGATGAAGAAACGCTCAAACCCGTCCAATACTATGTCAAGCTTGCCAGTGCCATGGATGAACGCACTGCGTTGATTCTGGATCCGATGTTGGCCACCGGCGGCACGCTGGAAGCTACAATTGAACTGCTGAAGGAATCCGGCTGCACATCCATTCGCGGATTATTCCTGTGTGCTGCCCCTGAAGGCATTGATCGAATTCTGAAAAAACACCCGGACGTGGATATCTATGTCGCGGCAGTTGATGAGAAGCTGAACGATATCGGCTATATCATACCGGGCCTCGGTGATGCCGGGGATAAAATATTCGGCACCAAGTAG
- a CDS encoding mechanosensitive ion channel family protein, whose protein sequence is MNLDPQTIQTLLEEGIKLISVHGVHVLIAILIFIVGRLVAKNVASLARRLLLKARVDETLIGFLRNIVYYTLLAAVVIAALGQAGVNVTSFLAVLGAAGLAVGLALKDSLSNFAAGVMLILLKFFQKGDYVTVAGTSGTVKAINIFNTILTTPDNKNVIVPNGAILSATIVNVTANETRRVDLVMGIGYDDDLLKAKELLKKIVAEDPRILSDPAPVIEVFELADSSVNFVVRPWCKTSDYWPVYYAITEKVKIIFDQEGISIPYPQQDIHLHTVEK, encoded by the coding sequence ATGAATCTCGACCCACAGACCATTCAGACACTGCTTGAAGAAGGTATAAAACTCATTTCCGTGCATGGCGTTCATGTTCTCATCGCCATCCTGATATTCATAGTAGGACGACTTGTGGCAAAAAATGTCGCAAGCTTGGCGCGCCGCCTCTTACTCAAAGCCCGTGTGGATGAGACGCTCATCGGCTTTCTGCGCAATATCGTCTATTATACTCTATTGGCAGCCGTAGTCATAGCCGCCCTGGGGCAGGCCGGTGTCAACGTCACATCATTTCTCGCAGTACTTGGAGCAGCAGGTTTAGCCGTTGGTTTGGCCCTCAAGGATTCTTTGTCCAACTTCGCTGCCGGAGTCATGCTCATCCTGCTCAAATTCTTTCAAAAAGGGGACTATGTCACCGTAGCCGGGACATCCGGCACAGTGAAAGCGATCAATATTTTCAACACCATTCTGACCACTCCAGACAACAAGAATGTCATCGTTCCCAATGGAGCCATCCTCTCTGCGACCATAGTCAATGTCACAGCCAATGAAACTCGACGCGTCGATCTAGTGATGGGCATCGGATATGATGATGATCTTCTCAAGGCCAAGGAACTTCTCAAGAAAATAGTTGCAGAAGACCCTCGAATCCTTTCCGACCCAGCACCCGTTATAGAAGTTTTCGAACTTGCCGATTCCTCGGTCAATTTTGTGGTTCGCCCCTGGTGCAAAACATCAGACTATTGGCCCGTGTATTACGCCATCACTGAAAAGGTCAAAATCATCTTTGATCAGGAAGGAATCAGTATCCCCTACCCTCAACAGGACATTCATTTACACACTGTCGAGAAGTAA
- a CDS encoding nucleotidyl transferase family protein → MTHARGFIHGRFQIVHNDHLKYLLAGKALCTHMTVGVTNPTPEQTTEEKTDPSRSNAANNPLTYEEREIMLHAVLTEAGVQPETFSIIPFPICKPNELQVVAPKDAVYYLTIYDDWGREKKLRLDSLGLTTHVMWEQPLDKKGITGTQVRQAIMAGRPMEHLVPPATAQLIRKWELQGRFERLSVTSSGS, encoded by the coding sequence ATGACGCACGCTCGGGGATTCATCCATGGACGCTTTCAAATCGTCCACAACGACCACCTCAAATATCTGCTGGCCGGGAAAGCCCTCTGTACGCATATGACTGTCGGCGTCACCAATCCAACTCCGGAGCAGACGACTGAAGAGAAGACAGACCCCAGCCGTTCCAATGCGGCCAACAATCCCCTGACTTATGAAGAACGGGAGATCATGCTTCACGCCGTGCTCACGGAAGCCGGGGTTCAGCCTGAAACTTTCAGCATCATCCCTTTTCCCATCTGCAAACCCAACGAACTGCAAGTGGTGGCACCAAAGGATGCGGTGTATTATCTGACCATTTATGATGATTGGGGACGCGAAAAAAAGCTCCGCCTGGATTCTCTGGGACTCACAACTCATGTCATGTGGGAACAGCCACTTGATAAAAAGGGCATCACCGGGACGCAGGTTCGACAGGCAATCATGGCAGGCCGCCCCATGGAGCATCTGGTGCCGCCAGCAACTGCCCAATTGATCAGAAAGTGGGAACTTCAAGGGAGATTCGAGCGATTGTCCGTCACCTCCTCCGGATCATAA
- a CDS encoding uracil-xanthine permease family protein has protein sequence MSDVHSTEYSFKPKDALLGAQMLFVAFGALVLVPLLTGLDSNVALFTAGVGTLVFQLITRGRVPVFLASSFAFIAPIIYGVQTWGIPSTMCGLFGAGILYVIISCLIRIFGVEMLKRILPPIVTGPVIMVIGLILAPTAVHMAMGRTGDGSAWLVPNDTAMIIAGVSLLTTIFASLLGRGWIKLIPILLGIIAGYVTSLILDVSGFAASAQATFDPGQLQNWTTPTLVNFGKIAEAPLLALPNFVFPTWNLEAILFIVPVAIAPAIEHFGDILAIGGISGKDYVKDPGVQNTMLGDGIATSLAAMLGGPPNTTYSEVSGAVALTRAFNPGIMTWAAITAVILAFFGKLGAILNTIPVPVMGGIMILLFGAITVIGINTLVRAGNDLMLPRNLAIVSIILVFGIGGMNFDLIIVKLGGIGLSGIIGVILNLILPCKDCNDAQPDDELGL, from the coding sequence ATGAGTGACGTTCATTCCACTGAGTACAGCTTTAAACCTAAAGACGCGCTGCTCGGCGCGCAAATGCTTTTCGTCGCCTTTGGCGCACTGGTCCTGGTCCCACTGTTGACAGGACTTGATTCGAATGTGGCCCTTTTCACGGCCGGAGTCGGTACTCTGGTCTTTCAGCTCATCACCCGAGGGAGAGTGCCTGTTTTCCTCGCATCGAGCTTTGCATTCATCGCCCCCATCATCTACGGGGTACAGACTTGGGGTATTCCTTCCACCATGTGCGGCCTGTTCGGCGCAGGCATACTGTATGTGATCATCAGCTGTCTGATTCGTATTTTCGGAGTCGAGATGCTCAAACGCATCCTGCCTCCCATTGTTACCGGCCCGGTGATCATGGTCATCGGCCTCATCCTGGCACCAACCGCTGTCCATATGGCCATGGGACGCACTGGTGACGGATCTGCATGGCTGGTTCCGAACGATACAGCCATGATCATCGCGGGAGTCTCCCTGCTGACCACTATTTTCGCTTCTCTGCTTGGAAGAGGCTGGATCAAGTTAATCCCCATTCTCCTCGGTATCATTGCAGGCTATGTCACCTCACTCATCCTTGACGTTAGCGGCTTTGCAGCATCCGCCCAGGCGACATTCGACCCCGGCCAGCTCCAGAACTGGACAACCCCGACACTGGTCAATTTCGGCAAGATAGCTGAGGCTCCTCTCCTGGCACTCCCCAATTTCGTCTTTCCAACCTGGAATCTCGAAGCCATCCTGTTCATTGTCCCTGTTGCCATCGCCCCCGCCATCGAACACTTCGGTGATATCCTCGCTATCGGTGGTATTTCTGGCAAAGATTATGTCAAAGACCCTGGTGTCCAAAACACCATGCTGGGGGATGGAATCGCTACTTCCCTGGCTGCCATGTTAGGAGGTCCGCCCAATACAACGTATTCCGAAGTCTCGGGCGCTGTGGCACTGACCCGTGCATTCAATCCCGGCATCATGACATGGGCAGCAATTACAGCTGTCATTCTCGCATTCTTCGGCAAATTGGGAGCGATATTGAATACCATCCCAGTCCCCGTCATGGGCGGTATCATGATCCTGCTCTTCGGTGCTATTACGGTTATAGGTATCAACACACTGGTCCGTGCCGGAAATGATCTGATGTTGCCGCGCAACCTTGCGATTGTTTCTATCATTCTGGTATTCGGTATCGGTGGCATGAACTTTGACCTGATCATCGTCAAACTGGGTGGCATCGGACTGTCTGGGATCATCGGTGTTATTCTCAATCTGATACTGCCCTGCAAAGACTGCAATGACGCGCAGCCAGATGATGAATTAGGACTCTAA
- the tatC gene encoding twin-arginine translocase subunit TatC — MSSEKDDVKGVDVQETVKKVSDDDPSLDEAGMTMDEGEAVQPEAEASDSGDGGGDDDGPVSSSQPDSDDAGKIPEGSTTPHDEEAEEDDVEEEGHMSLLDHLGELRLRLTRAFIAVAVGMVACYGFADKLFDILMQPMIDVFQKQMAEHPLLPIGFYEDLRKVLSDLMVAQGMQHADKVDIFVNGLQKALMQVAQEGHFQYTYPAEAFFSHIKISIVAGLFLVSPYVFAQIWGFIAPGLYAHERKWMIPMAVISALFFTAGGLFGYFIVFPYGFEFFAGFASNGIQFTPKLNEYLSFCLKLLFAFGFVFELPLFIFFLARLGMVSSKTLREKRKYAILIGFVVAAILTPPDPFTQCLMAGPLIMLYELGIWVAFFFGKKEKRHLKKQAEAEAARMADLDKAATPQATSEGEEVS, encoded by the coding sequence ATGAGTTCCGAAAAAGACGATGTGAAGGGTGTCGATGTACAAGAAACCGTGAAAAAGGTTTCCGACGATGATCCCTCTCTGGACGAAGCCGGTATGACGATGGACGAAGGTGAGGCTGTTCAGCCTGAAGCGGAAGCCAGCGACTCCGGTGACGGCGGAGGAGATGACGATGGTCCGGTTTCTTCGAGCCAACCGGATTCGGATGACGCAGGGAAGATCCCTGAGGGGAGTACCACTCCTCACGATGAAGAGGCCGAGGAGGATGATGTTGAAGAAGAGGGACATATGTCTCTGCTTGATCATCTTGGGGAACTTCGTCTTCGTTTGACCAGGGCTTTTATTGCTGTCGCAGTCGGAATGGTGGCCTGTTACGGTTTCGCGGACAAGCTTTTCGATATTCTCATGCAGCCCATGATTGATGTTTTTCAAAAGCAGATGGCCGAGCACCCGCTTTTGCCCATTGGCTTTTATGAAGACCTGAGGAAAGTCCTTTCGGATTTGATGGTTGCTCAAGGGATGCAGCACGCTGATAAAGTTGATATTTTTGTCAATGGGCTGCAAAAGGCACTGATGCAGGTCGCCCAGGAAGGGCATTTCCAGTATACCTACCCAGCAGAAGCTTTTTTCTCTCATATTAAAATTTCCATTGTCGCTGGTCTCTTTTTGGTGAGTCCATATGTCTTTGCGCAAATCTGGGGATTCATAGCTCCGGGGCTGTACGCTCATGAGCGTAAGTGGATGATCCCTATGGCTGTTATTTCAGCCTTGTTTTTTACTGCTGGTGGATTGTTTGGGTATTTTATTGTTTTCCCTTATGGGTTTGAATTTTTTGCCGGATTCGCTTCCAATGGCATCCAATTTACTCCCAAACTGAACGAGTATCTGAGCTTTTGCCTGAAGCTTCTCTTTGCATTTGGTTTTGTCTTTGAACTTCCTTTATTTATCTTTTTCCTGGCTCGTCTTGGTATGGTTTCATCCAAGACTCTGCGGGAAAAGCGGAAGTATGCGATATTAATTGGGTTTGTCGTGGCAGCAATTTTGACACCACCTGATCCATTTACTCAATGTCTGATGGCCGGACCGCTGATCATGCTTTATGAACTCGGAATATGGGTCGCCTTTTTCTTTGGCAAGAAGGAAAAGCGCCATTTGAAAAAGCAGGCAGAGGCTGAAGCCGCCAGGATGGCTGATCTTGATAAAGCTGCGACACCCCAAGCCACCTCTGAAGGTGAAGAAGTGTCATGA
- the hisA gene encoding 1-(5-phosphoribosyl)-5-[(5-phosphoribosylamino)methylideneamino]imidazole-4-carboxamide isomerase yields MILFPAVDIKNGECVRLAQGKEDQVTVFGSDPVAQARIWESLGARFLHVVDLDGAFSGIPKNFDLIKSICTELTIPVQLGGGIRDIETAQKYIEAGVSRLIIGTMALEDPDMFSALCQALPGKIGVSLDAVDGQLKSKGWVEDAGLTMDDVLPRLETDGIRFIVYTDISRDGMQTGVNVAGLTALCSQTSVPVIAAGGVHTLDDIKNLYPLSHKGLEGAISGRAVYVGTLDLKEANSWIDAQ; encoded by the coding sequence ATGATTCTTTTTCCGGCTGTAGATATCAAGAATGGTGAGTGTGTTCGTCTTGCACAAGGCAAGGAAGACCAGGTTACTGTCTTCGGTTCAGACCCTGTTGCTCAGGCTCGTATATGGGAATCTCTCGGCGCACGTTTTCTCCATGTCGTCGATCTTGACGGTGCATTTTCCGGTATTCCGAAAAATTTCGACCTTATAAAGTCTATCTGTACAGAGCTAACAATTCCGGTACAACTCGGTGGTGGTATCAGGGATATTGAGACTGCCCAGAAATATATTGAGGCCGGTGTTTCTCGACTGATCATCGGCACCATGGCTCTTGAAGACCCCGATATGTTTTCCGCTTTGTGTCAAGCCCTTCCTGGGAAGATCGGCGTTTCCCTAGACGCCGTTGATGGGCAACTCAAGAGCAAGGGGTGGGTTGAAGATGCCGGATTAACCATGGATGATGTCCTGCCCCGTTTGGAAACAGATGGGATTCGATTTATCGTCTACACGGATATTTCCCGCGATGGCATGCAAACAGGGGTCAATGTCGCTGGGTTGACAGCACTGTGTAGTCAAACTTCAGTGCCGGTCATAGCTGCTGGTGGTGTCCACACACTCGATGATATCAAGAATTTGTATCCACTCTCTCACAAGGGATTGGAGGGGGCTATTTCCGGGCGTGCCGTGTATGTCGGCACCCTTGATCTCAAAGAAGCAAATTCCTGGATTGACGCTCAATAA
- a CDS encoding rhomboid family intramembrane serine protease → MIPIRDNVPRVTLPIAVSVIIAVNILAFLYSKALDPRGVAHLFHVFGVVPARFFEPEWAAWAGYPKTLGWPFFTYMFLHGGWLHIILNMWMLWIFGDNIEDVTGHGWFVVFYLLCGMVAVAVHMLFEQTSALPIVGASGAVAGVMGAYVMLYPHGKVLTLIPIFFIPLILRVPSALFLGVWFVSQLVSGVVLQGEDASQVAWWAHVGGFAAGIVLIRVFRRPGHCRYCYNPETRDYDPEEVTDNRSNLP, encoded by the coding sequence GTGATACCAATTCGGGATAATGTGCCGAGAGTGACCCTGCCCATAGCGGTCTCAGTGATTATCGCGGTCAATATCCTTGCCTTTTTATATAGTAAAGCCCTGGACCCTCGAGGGGTGGCGCATCTTTTTCATGTTTTTGGTGTTGTTCCCGCCCGGTTTTTCGAACCGGAGTGGGCTGCTTGGGCCGGGTACCCAAAGACCCTTGGGTGGCCTTTTTTTACATACATGTTTCTGCATGGCGGATGGTTACATATCATCCTCAATATGTGGATGCTTTGGATCTTTGGCGATAATATCGAGGATGTCACCGGTCATGGTTGGTTTGTGGTCTTTTACCTGCTTTGTGGAATGGTTGCGGTCGCTGTTCACATGCTTTTCGAGCAGACCTCGGCTCTCCCTATTGTCGGCGCTTCCGGGGCCGTGGCCGGTGTGATGGGGGCCTATGTCATGCTTTATCCGCATGGTAAGGTTCTGACTTTAATTCCCATTTTTTTTATTCCCCTGATATTACGGGTACCATCGGCCTTGTTTCTCGGTGTCTGGTTTGTGTCGCAACTGGTTTCTGGTGTTGTCTTGCAGGGAGAGGATGCCAGTCAGGTCGCGTGGTGGGCGCATGTTGGGGGCTTTGCCGCTGGTATTGTGTTGATTCGGGTCTTTCGGCGTCCAGGGCATTGCCGATATTGCTATAATCCAGAAACCAGAGATTATGATCCGGAGGAGGTGACGGACAATCGCTCGAATCTCCCTTGA
- the hisB gene encoding imidazoleglycerol-phosphate dehydratase HisB, translating to MGTRKAMVERATNETDISLSLNIDGEGRVNVDTGIGFADHMLTLCAFWAGFDLDLTCKGDLEIDTHHSLEDIGLCLGQAFSEALGDKKGIVRVASAKVPMDEALAEVVIDISGRPYIVYDDTLLPALIAGDEKDVWREFLKSFAFKAGMNLHVKFEYGCNGHHLLEAVFKALGIALAQAVHIGRKGVSSTKGSLD from the coding sequence ATGGGCACGCGCAAAGCCATGGTGGAGAGAGCCACCAATGAAACAGACATCTCGCTTTCCCTCAATATTGATGGAGAGGGGAGAGTTAATGTTGATACTGGGATTGGTTTTGCCGATCACATGTTGACCTTATGCGCCTTCTGGGCCGGGTTTGATCTTGATCTGACTTGCAAAGGCGATCTTGAAATTGATACCCATCATTCTTTGGAAGACATTGGCCTCTGCCTGGGGCAGGCGTTTTCTGAAGCCTTGGGAGACAAAAAAGGAATAGTTCGGGTAGCCTCAGCCAAGGTTCCCATGGACGAAGCCTTGGCAGAAGTAGTGATAGATATTTCTGGGCGTCCGTATATCGTGTACGATGATACTTTACTGCCCGCTCTCATTGCCGGGGACGAAAAAGATGTCTGGCGCGAATTTCTTAAATCTTTTGCCTTTAAGGCCGGAATGAATTTGCATGTCAAATTCGAGTACGGTTGTAATGGACATCATCTGCTGGAAGCCGTTTTTAAAGCTCTGGGGATAGCCCTTGCCCAAGCAGTGCACATTGGTCGTAAAGGCGTTTCCAGCACCAAAGGGAGTCTTGACTAA
- a CDS encoding glycosyltransferase family 2 protein, with protein sequence MRETVTGLVLTYNGERLLENCLKSLDFCDEILVVDSESTDRTRQIAEEFGARIIINPWPGPVAQFALALSEIQTDWVVSLDQDEYLTDELRHNIIDKLSEDVSLAGYYTPRSSFYFNRFMKHSGWYPDYLFRFFRHGKMQVTASGAHYHFTPLGETAQLRGDILHYPYESFEQHMDKINYYAEEGAKSLREKGKKGGLSAGILHATMKFIKLYFLKAGFLDGKAGFYNAMAGYYYTFQKYIRVEETNKWGTP encoded by the coding sequence ATGCGTGAAACCGTGACCGGCCTGGTTCTGACATACAATGGCGAACGACTGCTTGAGAATTGCTTGAAATCACTCGATTTTTGCGACGAAATACTTGTGGTCGACTCTGAGTCAACAGACCGGACACGCCAAATAGCAGAGGAATTTGGCGCACGGATCATCATCAACCCATGGCCCGGCCCGGTCGCCCAATTCGCTCTTGCCTTGTCAGAGATACAGACTGATTGGGTAGTCTCACTTGATCAGGATGAATATCTGACGGATGAACTACGCCACAATATTATTGATAAATTGTCAGAGGACGTTTCCTTGGCCGGGTATTATACTCCCCGAAGCTCATTTTATTTCAATCGATTCATGAAACACTCGGGCTGGTACCCGGATTACCTTTTCCGATTTTTCAGGCATGGAAAGATGCAAGTGACTGCATCCGGTGCACATTATCATTTCACCCCACTTGGAGAAACTGCACAACTACGGGGTGACATCCTGCATTACCCCTACGAATCATTTGAACAACATATGGACAAGATCAACTATTATGCAGAAGAAGGTGCAAAATCGCTTCGAGAAAAAGGGAAAAAAGGAGGGCTGAGCGCTGGAATTCTCCACGCCACCATGAAATTCATCAAGTTGTACTTTCTCAAGGCAGGGTTTCTGGATGGCAAGGCTGGTTTTTATAATGCCATGGCTGGGTATTACTATACATTTCAAAAATACATTCGAGTTGAAGAAACCAACAAATGGGGCACCCCTTGA
- a CDS encoding dephospho-CoA kinase — protein sequence MDKEKITHYWERTTGATDCGLRLDKFWAQELADAGISRGRIKQWIEEGHAQVDGVVVPKGKHKLSGYETVSIGAGESRNGEDTAQPVPGDLDVVYEDSHVVVVDKIAGLTTHPAPGEPGPTLVNLLLHRYPDISSQDSGMSGLRPGIVHRLDKDTSGLIVAVRTEADRLTLSADFAERRVHKVYLAIVHGVPERSQGTIEDSIGRHPTQKTRMAVVEKGGREARSEYRVLWAGPRGLASLVAVRIHTGRTHQIRVHMAHIGHPLLGDTVYGPQENAVWKRRSDSLAEMAPRQMLHAFHLSFTHPESGEVMTLWRKPPQDFLMLLSALKRECLRLGVVGMPGSGKSAVVRFLRNAGLPTFSADESVAALYAPEGDGAAMIRQRFGGEYSLSDGSVDKAALFAAMLKSDGVRREIMDTIHPIVQHECEMFFKQYRDEPVAYAEIPLLLEGGWHEKGYVDAVAGVHCPQEKRTGELRRIRGLSVETLAAFDSWQWAEKDKLAACDYIVENNAGLDELQVEAAGMQEWAVELSEERNREFGRWLEALWPQLALEFQDGGGWM from the coding sequence ATGGATAAAGAGAAAATAACACATTATTGGGAACGGACTACCGGAGCAACTGATTGTGGGCTTCGTTTGGATAAATTTTGGGCTCAAGAGCTGGCGGATGCCGGGATTTCGCGAGGTCGGATCAAGCAGTGGATAGAGGAAGGTCACGCCCAGGTCGATGGGGTCGTCGTGCCCAAGGGGAAGCATAAACTCTCCGGGTATGAGACCGTGAGCATCGGAGCTGGCGAGAGTCGGAATGGAGAGGATACGGCACAGCCTGTACCCGGCGATTTGGATGTCGTTTATGAAGACTCACACGTGGTTGTCGTGGATAAGATTGCCGGTTTGACGACACATCCCGCGCCAGGAGAACCGGGGCCGACGTTGGTGAATCTGTTGTTGCATCGATACCCGGATATTTCATCTCAAGATTCCGGGATGAGCGGATTGCGGCCCGGTATTGTCCATCGCTTGGACAAGGATACTTCGGGGTTGATTGTGGCAGTTCGGACGGAAGCTGACAGGTTGACGCTTTCCGCTGATTTTGCCGAACGTCGGGTGCACAAAGTGTATCTCGCAATTGTTCATGGGGTTCCGGAACGATCGCAGGGAACCATTGAAGATTCTATCGGACGACATCCGACACAGAAGACACGAATGGCCGTAGTCGAGAAGGGGGGGCGAGAAGCTCGAAGTGAGTATCGGGTTCTTTGGGCAGGTCCCCGAGGGCTCGCCTCTCTGGTCGCCGTGCGAATTCATACGGGGCGGACACATCAGATTCGTGTTCACATGGCGCATATCGGGCACCCGTTGCTTGGGGATACTGTGTATGGACCGCAGGAAAATGCTGTTTGGAAACGCAGGTCCGACAGTCTTGCCGAAATGGCCCCACGGCAAATGCTGCATGCATTTCATCTTTCTTTTACGCACCCGGAAAGTGGGGAAGTGATGACACTATGGCGCAAGCCGCCACAGGACTTCCTGATGCTGCTCAGTGCTCTCAAACGTGAATGTCTGCGTCTTGGGGTCGTTGGGATGCCGGGAAGCGGCAAGTCGGCTGTCGTGCGTTTCCTGCGTAATGCCGGACTTCCCACTTTCAGTGCCGATGAATCCGTCGCTGCTCTCTATGCCCCTGAGGGGGATGGTGCGGCCATGATTCGACAACGCTTTGGCGGAGAATATTCGTTGTCCGATGGTTCCGTGGACAAGGCGGCGTTGTTTGCTGCCATGCTCAAGTCAGATGGGGTGCGCCGTGAAATAATGGACACTATTCATCCCATTGTTCAGCATGAGTGTGAAATGTTTTTCAAGCAATATCGAGATGAACCTGTGGCCTATGCGGAGATTCCACTTCTTTTGGAAGGAGGATGGCATGAAAAGGGATATGTGGATGCCGTGGCCGGTGTTCATTGTCCGCAAGAAAAACGGACTGGAGAATTACGACGGATACGTGGCCTTTCTGTTGAAACTCTCGCCGCCTTCGACTCATGGCAGTGGGCTGAGAAGGACAAACTGGCCGCGTGTGATTACATTGTTGAAAACAATGCGGGGTTGGATGAATTGCAGGTTGAGGCAGCGGGGATGCAGGAGTGGGCCGTAGAGCTATCGGAAGAACGCAATCGGGAATTCGGGCGCTGGCTTGAGGCTCTTTGGCCTCAATTGGCATTGGAATTCCAAGATGGTGGAGGCTGGATGTGA